In one window of Legionella fallonii LLAP-10 DNA:
- the fdxA gene encoding ferredoxin FdxA — protein MTFVVTESCIKCKYTDCVEVCPVDCFYEGPNFLVIHPDECIDCALCEPECPVNAIVSEDDLTAEQQQFKSLNAELAKTWPNITAKKDAPADAKDWEDVKDKLQHLQKEWPK, from the coding sequence ATGACTTTTGTAGTTACAGAAAGTTGCATTAAGTGTAAGTACACCGATTGTGTCGAAGTGTGTCCCGTTGATTGTTTTTATGAGGGACCTAATTTTTTGGTGATTCATCCTGATGAATGCATTGACTGTGCTCTTTGCGAGCCTGAATGTCCTGTTAATGCTATTGTTTCCGAAGATGATTTGACAGCAGAGCAGCAACAGTTTAAATCACTTAATGCTGAGCTTGCTAAAACTTGGCCCAACATTACGGCTAAAAAAGATGCTCCTGCTGACGCCAAAGACTGGGAAGACGTTAAAGACAAATTGCAACATTTACAAAAAGAGTGGCCGAAATAA
- the kdsB gene encoding 3-deoxy-manno-octulosonate cytidylyltransferase — protein sequence MMNNVHVIIPARYQSTRFPGKLLHDLNGQTVIERVYRQAQLAQPQTITIATDHELIANHARDFGAQVVMTLPSHQTGTDRIAEVVAKGSFAADDIIVNVQGDEPFIAPQLIAQVAQCLMQSTAPMSTLCWPITSLELLNNPNVVKVVRSHDNHALYFSRSPIPAHRDDIQSYAQTYRHIGLYAYRAAFLLDYVSWPVCDIEKHEALEQLRVLWSGYSIIAADACVEPLQDINTKEDLALARDLLTSV from the coding sequence ATGATGAATAATGTCCATGTCATTATACCTGCGCGCTATCAATCAACACGTTTTCCAGGTAAGTTGCTGCACGATTTAAATGGCCAGACGGTAATTGAACGTGTGTACAGACAAGCGCAATTGGCCCAACCGCAGACCATTACCATTGCAACTGATCATGAGTTAATAGCAAATCATGCTAGAGATTTTGGCGCGCAAGTGGTTATGACCTTACCATCCCATCAAACTGGGACGGATAGAATTGCTGAAGTTGTAGCCAAAGGGTCATTTGCTGCAGACGATATTATTGTCAATGTACAAGGGGATGAACCTTTTATTGCACCACAATTGATTGCTCAGGTCGCCCAATGTTTGATGCAAAGTACTGCACCCATGTCTACTTTATGCTGGCCTATTACCAGTTTAGAACTGTTAAACAATCCTAATGTAGTTAAAGTGGTTCGCTCTCACGATAACCATGCTTTGTATTTTTCTAGAAGCCCTATTCCTGCCCATAGAGATGATATTCAGTCCTATGCTCAAACTTACAGACATATAGGACTATATGCTTATAGGGCGGCATTCTTATTAGATTATGTTAGCTGGCCTGTATGCGACATAGAGAAGCATGAGGCTTTGGAACAATTACGTGTATTATGGTCTGGATACTCTATTATAGCTGCTGATGCATGTGTTGAACCTCTGCAGGATATTAATACCAAAGAAGATTTAGCTTTAGCGCGAGATTTGCTGACTTCAGTATAA
- a CDS encoding ATP-dependent DNA helicase — protein sequence MAEITSLAESCRRILSEKGRFSTAIPGFVARTPQSDLAVAIAQTITDKTILVAEAGTGTGKTFAYLLPCLLSGKKTLISTATKTLQDQLFQKDLPALVRALGLSVRIQNLKGRANYICHYRVNLYAEEGTFQTPQCAHEILHVRDKLSQMQNGERSELPEISEDSQVWHYVTSTTDNCLGGECPNHEECFLIKARKRAMESDVVVINHHLFFADSRLKQEGFGELLPGVDVVIFDEAHQLAEIATNFNGERIGTRQFHDLLEDIFEEWPILDLANQPLKVLNHQFEQLMGELLNALPSREDRISWDEIKRNKTFMAVWDKWLALKDELLHCFDDEGIAEIPGLMRCKERLDELQKTLLSFSQPSKDTILWLERFKHTLVFHATPYDVAELFKGLLNRQSCAYVFTSATLTMADSFDCFCNPLGLEKVNTLLLPSPFNFQEQALLYLPRGLPDPKSSSYYECLLEKAIPVIETFGGRCFFLFTSHKALKQVAQMLSNTLNYPLLIQGEEAKPILLARFRQLGNAVLLGTSTFWEGVDVKGEALSCVIIDKLPFASPVDPVVRGRMAYLKEKGVSAFDELSLPNAVIALKQGVGRLIRDASDKGVLMIADPRLTGRDYGKAIMASLPQLPKTRDEQKVLKFIRELALDYETVSD from the coding sequence GTGGCCGAAATAACATCGCTCGCCGAGTCGTGTCGGCGAATTCTGAGTGAAAAAGGACGGTTCTCTACAGCCATACCGGGATTTGTAGCACGAACCCCTCAATCTGATTTAGCAGTAGCCATCGCCCAGACTATCACTGATAAGACTATTCTAGTTGCTGAAGCAGGTACTGGCACCGGTAAAACGTTTGCCTATCTTCTTCCTTGTCTTTTAAGCGGCAAAAAAACGCTGATTTCTACTGCAACTAAAACATTACAAGATCAACTTTTTCAAAAAGATTTACCCGCTCTGGTTAGAGCTTTGGGTTTATCCGTACGCATTCAAAATTTAAAAGGGCGCGCCAATTATATTTGTCACTATAGGGTAAATTTATACGCAGAAGAGGGGACCTTTCAAACACCTCAGTGTGCTCATGAAATACTGCATGTGCGGGATAAATTATCGCAAATGCAGAATGGAGAGCGTTCGGAGTTACCTGAAATTAGCGAGGATTCGCAGGTTTGGCATTATGTAACTTCTACGACGGATAATTGTTTGGGGGGGGAGTGTCCTAATCATGAGGAGTGCTTTTTAATTAAAGCACGTAAGCGAGCGATGGAATCTGATGTAGTCGTGATAAACCACCACCTTTTTTTTGCTGACTCACGCCTAAAACAAGAGGGGTTTGGAGAGCTATTGCCTGGAGTTGATGTGGTTATCTTTGACGAAGCACATCAGCTTGCCGAAATCGCTACCAATTTTAATGGTGAGCGAATTGGTACCCGCCAATTTCATGATTTATTGGAAGACATTTTTGAAGAGTGGCCCATATTAGATTTAGCCAATCAACCTTTAAAAGTATTAAACCATCAATTTGAACAATTGATGGGGGAACTTTTAAATGCTTTGCCGTCGCGAGAAGATCGCATCAGTTGGGATGAAATAAAACGTAATAAAACGTTTATGGCGGTTTGGGATAAATGGCTGGCTTTGAAAGATGAGTTACTGCACTGTTTTGACGATGAGGGCATTGCTGAAATTCCTGGTCTTATGCGTTGTAAAGAGCGATTAGATGAGTTGCAAAAAACTTTGCTGTCTTTTAGTCAGCCTAGTAAAGATACCATTTTATGGTTAGAGCGTTTTAAACATACTTTAGTATTTCATGCTACCCCCTATGATGTTGCTGAGTTATTTAAGGGACTGCTTAATCGGCAGAGTTGCGCCTATGTTTTTACCTCGGCTACCTTAACCATGGCTGACTCTTTTGACTGTTTCTGCAATCCTTTGGGGCTGGAGAAAGTGAATACTTTATTGTTACCTAGCCCATTTAATTTCCAAGAACAAGCATTACTTTATTTGCCGCGTGGCCTGCCTGATCCTAAGAGTTCCAGCTATTATGAATGCTTATTGGAAAAAGCCATCCCTGTGATAGAGACCTTTGGCGGTCGTTGCTTTTTCTTATTTACTAGTCATAAAGCTCTAAAACAGGTTGCTCAAATGCTGAGCAATACTTTAAACTATCCGTTGTTAATTCAAGGGGAAGAAGCAAAGCCTATACTCTTAGCACGATTTAGGCAGCTAGGAAACGCTGTATTATTAGGAACCTCTACTTTTTGGGAAGGTGTTGATGTTAAAGGAGAGGCTCTTTCTTGTGTTATTATTGATAAGTTACCTTTTGCTAGCCCTGTCGATCCCGTGGTTCGTGGGCGAATGGCGTATTTAAAGGAAAAAGGGGTATCTGCCTTTGATGAATTGTCTTTACCTAATGCAGTGATTGCTCTAAAGCAAGGAGTCGGGCGGTTAATTCGAGATGCTTCTGATAAAGGGGTTTTGATGATAGCGGACCCTCGTTTGACTGGTAGAGACTATGGAAAAGCGATTATGGCCAGCTTGCCGCAATTACCCAAAACCCGCGACGAACAAAAAGTATTAAAATTTATTAGAGAATTGGCTTTAGATTATGAAACTGTTAGCGATTGA
- the tsaB gene encoding tRNA (adenosine(37)-N6)-threonylcarbamoyltransferase complex dimerization subunit type 1 TsaB — MMKLLAIDTSTEMASVALMVDDKLSCEEQGSQKTHAQLVLPLIDKLMRQVGLSTMKQLDGIIFGCGPGSFTGLRIACSIAKGLAYAHDLQLIPVSSLAAVAWSARELKNDMNLPVLAVLDARMHELYWSYFAKGKLASEDKVNGAREILLPEQQPMVLAGTGIDDYWDDFPETLKSLISEKINLYPNAAAMIRLALHAAIKPVSVAEAQPIYVRNQVTQGGSRG, encoded by the coding sequence ATTATGAAACTGTTAGCGATTGATACCTCAACTGAAATGGCCAGTGTGGCCTTAATGGTTGATGATAAGCTGTCTTGTGAAGAGCAAGGGAGTCAAAAAACTCATGCACAATTAGTATTACCGCTGATTGATAAGTTAATGAGGCAGGTAGGCCTATCAACAATGAAGCAATTGGATGGAATAATTTTTGGTTGTGGTCCAGGAAGTTTTACTGGATTGCGTATTGCATGCAGTATTGCTAAAGGATTAGCCTACGCCCATGATTTGCAGTTGATTCCTGTGAGTAGCCTTGCGGCTGTTGCATGGTCTGCGCGGGAATTAAAAAATGACATGAACTTACCGGTTTTGGCAGTTTTAGATGCACGAATGCATGAGCTATACTGGAGCTATTTCGCCAAAGGCAAATTAGCTTCAGAAGATAAAGTTAATGGGGCAAGGGAGATTCTGTTACCCGAACAACAGCCTATGGTTTTGGCAGGAACTGGTATTGATGATTACTGGGACGATTTTCCAGAAACGCTCAAATCTTTAATAAGTGAAAAAATAAATTTATATCCTAATGCTGCGGCTATGATACGATTGGCATTACATGCTGCCATAAAACCCGTATCAGTGGCAGAAGCTCAACCGATATATGTACGCAATCAAGTAACTCAAGGAGGTTCGCGTGGATAA
- a CDS encoding Trm112 family protein — protein MDKRLLEILVCPLCKGKLLLKKKELICRFDRLAFPIHDDIPVMLEHEARVISLEEKDKL, from the coding sequence GTGGATAAGCGACTGTTGGAAATATTAGTTTGCCCTTTATGCAAAGGGAAATTGCTGTTGAAAAAAAAGGAACTTATCTGCCGATTTGATCGCTTGGCATTTCCTATTCATGATGATATTCCTGTGATGTTGGAGCATGAAGCTCGAGTAATTTCTTTAGAAGAGAAAGATAAATTATGA
- a CDS encoding pilin, with amino-acid sequence MRQKGFTLIELMIVVAIIGILAAIAIPAYQDYTIRARVTEGLQMASSAQLAVSETTMTNNALPATQTATGYTTPAATPNVASIAVSNDGLAVITITYTATAGGGTITLTPTLTTNGDVTWVCKVGTELPKYAPASCR; translated from the coding sequence ATGAGACAAAAGGGTTTTACGTTAATTGAATTAATGATAGTTGTGGCAATTATTGGTATTTTAGCCGCTATTGCTATTCCAGCTTATCAAGACTACACGATTAGAGCGCGCGTGACAGAAGGGCTGCAAATGGCTTCATCAGCCCAATTAGCCGTTTCAGAAACGACTATGACGAATAATGCCTTACCTGCTACGCAAACAGCAACAGGCTATACTACTCCCGCAGCGACCCCCAACGTTGCCTCAATTGCAGTATCAAATGATGGTCTTGCTGTAATCACTATCACTTATACAGCCACGGCTGGTGGTGGGACAATTACCCTAACCCCCACCCTTACTACTAACGGAGATGTGACTTGGGTCTGTAAGGTTGGAACAGAGTTACCTAAATATGCTCCGGCTAGCTGCAGATAA